A single window of Acidobacteriota bacterium DNA harbors:
- a CDS encoding phage portal protein → MATSFSASPELDAPVRVGAMTRMSSVPNVKNTAFEAAGTGRRALGWVAPDVSPNASVLWNLSTLRNRSRQATRNDGFAKSPIDKLVSNVVGTGIKPLSRAADTSLRAQIQELFEQWTDESDADGVLDYYGQQTQATRGWFEGGEAFVRLRPRFLEDGLTVPLQLQILEPEMCPHQHTTYTANGNRIKAGIEFDRIGRRVAYWFHPSRPGDLDDFDRGSLRRVPEHEVIHLFDPLRPGQLRGLPVLTPALTRLFDANKFDDATLLRQQLANMFVAFVTNKDATDGADSPHPLTGLSASQNTAKRPLVPLEPGLFQELDPGQDVKFSEPPAVGEMYPEFMRQQLMAACVAVGVPYEVVTGDLRNLNDRIMRVLLAEFRRRIQAWQHQIIGFQLCRRVWLAWLNAAFLAGKLPFPNSYLADPTPFTKVKWMPQGWAYLHPVQDVEADQKAIRNGFTSRASVVSEHGEDVEQIDQQQKDDNARADQMGLKHDSDGRVSLKGSTPEAKDVEDTNTQPQGAQQ, encoded by the coding sequence ATGGCCACCTCCTTCAGTGCCTCGCCCGAACTGGATGCGCCGGTGCGCGTTGGGGCCATGACGCGTATGTCGTCAGTCCCCAACGTCAAGAACACGGCGTTCGAGGCCGCCGGCACGGGCCGCCGGGCGCTGGGCTGGGTCGCGCCTGACGTCAGTCCGAACGCCTCGGTCTTGTGGAACCTCTCGACGCTGCGCAACCGCTCGCGCCAGGCGACCCGCAACGACGGCTTCGCCAAGAGCCCCATCGACAAGTTGGTGTCGAACGTCGTCGGCACCGGGATCAAGCCGCTGTCGCGCGCGGCGGATACCAGCCTGCGGGCCCAGATTCAGGAGCTGTTCGAGCAGTGGACTGACGAGAGCGACGCCGATGGCGTGCTCGACTACTACGGCCAGCAGACCCAGGCCACGCGCGGGTGGTTTGAGGGCGGTGAGGCTTTCGTGCGCCTGCGCCCGCGGTTCCTCGAGGACGGCCTGACGGTGCCGCTGCAGCTGCAGATCCTCGAGCCGGAGATGTGCCCGCACCAGCACACCACCTATACGGCGAATGGCAATCGCATCAAGGCCGGCATCGAGTTCGATCGCATTGGTCGGCGCGTCGCCTACTGGTTCCACCCGTCGCGGCCCGGTGACCTGGACGACTTCGATCGCGGCTCGCTACGTCGGGTCCCGGAGCATGAGGTCATTCACCTGTTCGACCCGCTACGTCCTGGGCAGTTGCGCGGGCTGCCGGTCCTCACGCCGGCGCTGACGCGTCTGTTCGACGCCAACAAGTTCGACGACGCCACGCTGCTGCGCCAACAACTGGCCAACATGTTCGTGGCGTTTGTGACGAACAAGGACGCCACGGACGGCGCGGACTCGCCGCACCCGCTGACTGGCCTCAGCGCCTCGCAGAACACCGCAAAGCGCCCGCTGGTGCCGCTGGAGCCCGGGTTGTTCCAGGAACTCGACCCCGGGCAGGATGTGAAGTTCTCCGAGCCTCCCGCCGTCGGCGAGATGTATCCCGAGTTCATGCGCCAGCAGCTGATGGCGGCGTGCGTGGCGGTCGGCGTGCCATACGAAGTGGTGACCGGCGACCTGCGCAACCTAAACGACCGCATCATGCGCGTGCTGCTGGCCGAGTTCCGGCGCCGCATTCAGGCCTGGCAGCACCAGATCATTGGCTTTCAGTTGTGCCGTCGCGTGTGGCTGGCGTGGCTGAACGCAGCGTTCCTGGCCGGCAAGCTGCCGTTCCCGAATTCGTATCTCGCTGACCCGACGCCGTTCACGAAGGTCAAGTGGATGCCGCAGGGCTGGGCCTACCTGCATCCCGTGCAGGACGTCGAAGCCGATCAAAAAGCTATTCGCAACGGCTTCACCTCGCGCGCGTCCGTCGTCAGTGAGCACGGTGAGGACGTCGAGCAGATCGACCAGCAGCAGAAAGACGACAACGCGCGGGCCGACCAGATGGGCCTGAAGCACGACTCTGATGGCCGCGTGTCGCTCAAGGGCAGCACGCCTGAAGCCAAGGACGTCGAAGACACGAACACCCAGCCACAGGGAGCACAGCAATGA
- a CDS encoding Clp protease ClpP, producing the protein MSEPRKWFNVVNQAEKPEEADVLIYGYIGKSWWDDDAVSAKKLLDILSALPATVKSLNVKLHSEGGSVFEGIAIANGLRDQRMTKGRTVNVIVEGLAASIASVIAMAGNTIRMGDNALMFVHDPWGCVCGNAKALRQSADDFDKFRDQIVTTYQWHSTLSTEDIQALMAAETWLNADEAIAKGFATEKIEGLKAAACLDSRVMATLTVPDQYRDQVKAFLAPEQPKAAEPPQAAAASDVLQLCADAGLGIDVAQALITEKAPLAQVTTRVNEAKAVRAAAAARETSVRALCANAKCERVADQLVKTNMTIDEVKAHLTTLVAMKAEANIDPTLDPDTGTKATARIDAAAIYAQHNKATVSQ; encoded by the coding sequence ATGAGCGAGCCGCGCAAATGGTTCAACGTCGTCAATCAGGCGGAAAAGCCCGAAGAGGCCGACGTGCTGATTTACGGCTACATCGGCAAGTCCTGGTGGGACGACGACGCCGTCTCGGCGAAGAAGCTCCTCGACATCCTGAGTGCCCTGCCGGCGACGGTGAAGTCGCTCAACGTCAAGTTGCACTCCGAGGGCGGGAGCGTCTTCGAGGGCATCGCGATTGCCAACGGTCTGCGCGACCAGCGCATGACCAAGGGCCGCACCGTGAACGTGATCGTCGAGGGGTTGGCGGCCAGCATCGCGTCCGTTATTGCGATGGCCGGCAACACCATTCGCATGGGCGACAACGCCCTGATGTTCGTGCATGACCCGTGGGGTTGCGTCTGCGGCAACGCGAAGGCCTTGCGCCAGTCCGCAGACGACTTCGACAAGTTCCGCGACCAGATCGTGACCACCTACCAGTGGCATTCGACGCTGTCGACGGAAGACATCCAGGCCCTCATGGCGGCCGAAACCTGGCTGAACGCTGATGAAGCGATCGCCAAGGGCTTCGCCACCGAGAAGATCGAGGGATTGAAAGCCGCGGCGTGCCTCGATAGCCGGGTGATGGCCACGCTCACCGTTCCGGATCAATACCGGGATCAGGTGAAGGCGTTCCTCGCACCGGAACAGCCAAAGGCGGCTGAACCGCCTCAGGCCGCCGCGGCTTCCGACGTGCTGCAGCTGTGCGCCGACGCCGGTCTCGGCATCGACGTGGCGCAGGCGCTGATCACCGAGAAGGCGCCACTCGCACAGGTCACCACGCGTGTCAACGAGGCGAAAGCCGTGCGGGCGGCCGCGGCGGCGCGCGAAACGTCGGTGCGGGCCCTCTGCGCGAATGCGAAGTGCGAGCGGGTGGCCGACCAGTTGGTCAAGACCAACATGACCATCGACGAGGTCAAGGCGCACCTGACCACGCTCGTCGCAATGAAGGCGGAAGCCAACATCGACCCCACGCTCGACCCGGACACCGGCACGAAGGCGACGGCCCGTATTGACGCGGCCGCCATTTACGCGCAGCACAACAAGGCCACCGTTTCTCAATAG
- a CDS encoding glycosyltransferase family A protein, whose protein sequence is MRAITLVLPFYENPGMLREQQRVWREYPDDIKRRLHVVVVDDCSPTAPALPAVEETGVASFRLYRTKVDVRWNWLFCRNLGVAVADTQWVLLTDIDHVVPAATLCALMTERLDPRSVHRFARVDAPAMTPYKPHPNSWFLTRSMFDDIGGYDERFSGFYGTDAEFRDRVHATARVVVMREDVLVRYPREVLADASTTTYGRKEEQDKTNVPRIREQRNKDPKWRPLRVTFPYERLL, encoded by the coding sequence ATGCGCGCGATCACGTTGGTGCTGCCCTTCTACGAGAACCCCGGAATGCTGCGCGAGCAACAGCGCGTGTGGCGCGAGTATCCAGACGACATCAAGCGGCGCCTCCACGTGGTGGTGGTCGATGACTGCTCGCCCACGGCGCCCGCGCTGCCGGCCGTTGAAGAGACCGGCGTGGCGTCGTTCCGACTCTACCGGACCAAAGTGGACGTCCGATGGAATTGGCTGTTCTGTCGAAACCTCGGCGTCGCCGTGGCCGACACGCAGTGGGTGCTGCTGACCGACATCGATCACGTCGTTCCGGCGGCCACGCTGTGCGCGCTGATGACCGAGCGGCTGGACCCGCGCAGCGTGCACCGGTTCGCGCGCGTCGATGCGCCAGCGATGACGCCCTACAAGCCGCACCCGAATAGCTGGTTCCTCACGCGGTCGATGTTTGACGACATCGGCGGCTACGACGAACGGTTCTCCGGCTTCTACGGCACCGATGCGGAGTTCCGCGACAGGGTTCATGCCACGGCCCGCGTCGTCGTGATGCGGGAGGACGTGCTGGTCCGCTATCCCCGAGAGGTGCTCGCCGACGCGTCGACGACAACGTATGGCCGGAAGGAAGAGCAGGACAAGACCAACGTTCCGAGGATCCGCGAGCAGCGGAACAAGGATCCAAAGTGGCGGCCGCTGCGCGTCACGTTCCCCTATGAGCGGTTGCTGTGA
- a CDS encoding glycosyl transferase, producing MSDPIRLFVGTSANSEDLEAEMVLEYSARKHCSLPLDITWMRQSSHGPWSGWACGTGRTPFTHFRWSIPGVCEFKGRAIYTDVDFLFVADLAELWAQDIPDVALVRSATGKLTTSCILFDCERARRHVPPLDALRRLSDAHGTVLNYFRAHPEVLAPFDGNWDCGDLRGYELGDPRVKAIHYTRIEHQLHLKHAIPRLQREGRSHWYAGAILPHPRPELQALFDQLLDEALAAGYSLDDYRSAGFTGAARRNFTYVQR from the coding sequence ATGAGCGATCCGATTCGTCTCTTCGTCGGCACCAGCGCCAACTCCGAGGACCTCGAGGCCGAGATGGTTCTCGAATACTCGGCGCGCAAGCATTGCAGCCTGCCCCTCGACATCACGTGGATGCGGCAGTCGTCGCATGGCCCGTGGAGCGGCTGGGCCTGCGGCACCGGGCGCACGCCGTTCACGCACTTCCGCTGGTCGATCCCGGGTGTCTGCGAGTTCAAGGGCCGGGCGATCTACACCGACGTCGACTTTCTGTTCGTGGCCGATCTCGCCGAGTTGTGGGCGCAGGACATCCCGGATGTTGCGCTGGTGCGCAGCGCTACGGGCAAGCTGACCACGTCTTGCATTCTGTTCGATTGCGAGCGTGCCAGGCGCCACGTGCCGCCGCTCGACGCCTTGCGCCGGCTGTCGGATGCGCACGGCACGGTGCTGAACTACTTCCGGGCGCACCCTGAAGTGTTGGCGCCCTTTGACGGCAACTGGGACTGCGGTGACCTGCGCGGCTACGAGCTCGGCGACCCGCGCGTCAAGGCGATTCACTACACCAGGATCGAGCACCAGCTTCACTTGAAGCACGCGATCCCGCGGCTGCAACGCGAAGGCCGCTCGCATTGGTATGCCGGCGCCATCCTGCCGCACCCTCGGCCAGAGCTGCAGGCGTTGTTCGACCAGCTACTGGACGAGGCCCTCGCGGCCGGCTATTCCCTCGACGACTACCGGAGTGCCGGATTCACCGGCGCTGCGCGTCGCAACTTCACCTACGTGCAGCGATGA
- a CDS encoding head decoration protein, giving the protein MSVLTEGKYSGEFLHTESPGRISRDAVTVTVPANTTFNPGKVLGQVSATGKYVAFDDASSDGRETAAGVLFDKIVNDTDAAVDYDGVIINWGAEVRTSELSWDEGVDDAAGLADLAALGVKARS; this is encoded by the coding sequence ATGTCTGTTCTGACCGAAGGCAAGTATTCAGGGGAATTCCTCCACACCGAGTCACCGGGTCGGATCAGCCGCGACGCGGTGACCGTCACGGTGCCCGCCAACACGACCTTCAACCCGGGCAAGGTGCTCGGCCAGGTCAGCGCCACCGGCAAGTACGTGGCGTTCGACGATGCTTCGTCCGATGGCCGTGAAACGGCCGCCGGCGTGCTGTTCGACAAGATCGTGAACGACACCGATGCGGCCGTCGACTACGACGGCGTGATCATCAACTGGGGCGCTGAAGTGCGCACCTCCGAGCTCTCGTGGGACGAGGGCGTGGATGACGCTGCAGGCCTGGCCGATCTGGCCGCGCTGGGCGTGAAGGCACGCTCCTAG
- a CDS encoding methyltransferase domain-containing protein translates to MTRAQDLISPAYLETQRALHATPRGYGGKGSKWVDVVAALAAQYDAMSVLDYGCGQGTLATAIRAKHPALVCREYDPAIPGKNALPSFADLVVSTDVLEHIEPDRLDTVLDHMRSLARKAVFVVVATRLASKTLADGRNAHLIVEPGGWWHARTQARGFTVIPDVAIRPGKPAREWVAVLLP, encoded by the coding sequence ATGACGCGCGCCCAAGACCTGATCTCACCGGCCTACCTCGAGACACAGCGCGCGCTCCACGCCACGCCGCGGGGTTATGGCGGCAAGGGTTCGAAGTGGGTCGATGTCGTCGCAGCGCTGGCCGCGCAATACGACGCGATGTCCGTCCTGGACTACGGTTGCGGCCAAGGGACGCTGGCGACCGCGATCCGCGCGAAGCATCCGGCGCTGGTCTGCCGCGAATATGACCCGGCGATCCCTGGAAAGAATGCGCTGCCGTCGTTCGCTGACCTGGTGGTCTCGACGGACGTCCTCGAGCACATCGAACCGGATCGACTGGATACCGTCCTGGACCATATGCGGTCACTGGCGCGCAAGGCCGTCTTCGTGGTGGTCGCGACGAGACTGGCCAGTAAGACCCTCGCCGACGGTCGCAACGCGCACCTGATCGTCGAGCCCGGCGGCTGGTGGCACGCGCGAACTCAGGCGCGCGGGTTCACGGTGATCCCTGACGTCGCCATTCGGCCAGGGAAGCCGGCGCGTGAATGGGTTGCGGTGCTGCTGCCATGA
- a CDS encoding major capsid protein: protein MSSLINIFNNDAFTLMSLTAAINKMPHKPGRIGSLGLFQSEGITTDVAVIEELDGSIALVQTSQPGAPAATVGGDKRKVRSFVVPHLKKESTILPQHVQGVRAFGSENATEGVQAVVAQRQAKLKGDLDVTLERHRVGAIKGLVLDADDSTLFNLFTEFGVSQQTAEIDLNSDGEEIRRRCVEIQRLSENELGAEAVTGYRAFCGDTFFDQLVEHPDVKESLKYQESQTLRKDLRKGFEYGGITFENYRGSVNGTKFFADAECFVVPEGTGIFITRYAPAKFLDTVNTVGLPYYSRVAIDPQMQEWAKVHAQSNPLNLCTRPRAVIKVVQGS, encoded by the coding sequence ATGAGCAGCCTGATCAACATCTTCAACAACGACGCGTTCACGCTGATGTCGCTGACCGCGGCTATCAACAAGATGCCGCACAAGCCCGGTCGCATCGGCAGCCTCGGCCTGTTCCAGTCGGAGGGCATTACCACCGATGTGGCCGTCATCGAGGAGCTCGACGGCTCGATCGCCCTGGTGCAGACCAGCCAGCCCGGAGCCCCGGCGGCGACGGTTGGCGGCGACAAGCGCAAGGTGCGGAGCTTCGTCGTGCCGCACCTGAAGAAAGAATCGACCATCCTGCCGCAGCACGTGCAGGGTGTGCGGGCCTTCGGCAGCGAGAACGCCACGGAAGGCGTGCAGGCCGTCGTGGCCCAGCGCCAGGCGAAGCTCAAGGGCGACCTCGACGTGACGCTCGAGCGGCACCGCGTGGGCGCCATCAAGGGCCTGGTGCTCGACGCCGACGACTCGACGCTGTTCAACCTGTTCACCGAGTTCGGCGTTTCGCAGCAGACGGCCGAGATCGACCTGAACTCGGACGGCGAAGAGATCCGGCGCCGCTGCGTCGAGATCCAGCGCCTGAGCGAGAACGAGCTCGGCGCCGAGGCGGTCACCGGCTACCGCGCGTTCTGCGGTGACACGTTCTTCGACCAGCTCGTCGAGCACCCGGACGTCAAGGAAAGCCTGAAGTATCAGGAGAGCCAGACGCTCCGCAAGGACCTCCGCAAGGGGTTCGAATACGGCGGCATCACCTTCGAGAACTACCGCGGCAGCGTCAACGGCACGAAGTTCTTCGCCGACGCCGAGTGCTTCGTGGTGCCCGAAGGCACGGGGATCTTCATCACGCGCTACGCGCCGGCGAAGTTCCTCGACACCGTCAACACCGTCGGCCTGCCCTACTACTCGCGCGTCGCCATCGACCCGCAGATGCAGGAATGGGCCAAGGTCCACGCGCAGTCGAACCCGCTCAACCTGTGCACGCGCCCGCGCGCGGTCATCAAGGTCGTTCAGGGCAGCTAG
- a CDS encoding FkbM family methyltransferase, protein MIQIQGVWWPDDVAEKWRHSLDHLGSLDVGLKFCTTRRTAVQAGGNIGLWPRRLAETFARVYTFEPDAISRECLQRNVPASVVVSPAALGAAHGPCRVKHKSLGSHRISTTDEGQSAYMTTVDNMDLFDVDFLQLDIEGYECHALQGAVETIRRSHPVIQVELREFTKHFGKTDDDVRRLLQDLGYRQVRSAPGSDYVFVHKGAV, encoded by the coding sequence GTGATCCAGATTCAAGGCGTGTGGTGGCCGGATGACGTGGCCGAGAAGTGGCGGCACTCGCTCGATCACCTCGGTTCGCTCGACGTCGGCTTGAAGTTCTGCACGACGCGCCGGACGGCGGTCCAAGCCGGCGGCAACATCGGCCTCTGGCCGCGGCGCCTGGCTGAGACGTTCGCCCGTGTCTACACGTTCGAGCCGGATGCCATCTCGCGGGAATGCCTACAACGGAACGTCCCCGCGTCGGTGGTGGTGAGCCCCGCGGCCCTTGGGGCTGCGCATGGCCCCTGTCGCGTGAAGCACAAGAGTCTCGGGTCCCATCGCATCAGCACGACCGACGAAGGCCAGTCGGCCTACATGACCACCGTCGACAACATGGATCTCTTCGACGTCGACTTCCTGCAGCTCGACATCGAGGGATACGAGTGCCACGCTCTGCAGGGCGCAGTGGAGACGATTCGCCGCTCGCACCCGGTGATCCAAGTCGAACTCCGCGAGTTCACCAAGCATTTCGGCAAGACCGATGACGACGTGCGCCGGCTGCTGCAGGACCTGGGCTATCGGCAGGTGCGGTCCGCGCCTGGCAGCGACTACGTGTTTGTTCACAAAGGGGCGGTGTAG
- a CDS encoding GT-D fold domain-containing glycosyltransferase codes for MASYPDVLDERATLALVAGGKSIARYGDGEFKLCADGSGIKSQVGDAVLAQRLRAILRDSGDCLVGIPNIRSNTPKADFWGKHMGFGRFLVERPYVSSFISRPDSAPWINTDDYWQHLESLWVGQAVTLVRGSSKSLVAEDLVGAGHVTEVVCARQHAWADYAQILERVGTPARALICLGPTATVLAADLCARGVHAIDLGHIGMFLRKRRRGEPMWVTDKDKG; via the coding sequence ATGGCTTCGTATCCTGACGTGCTCGACGAGCGCGCCACGCTCGCCCTTGTCGCGGGCGGCAAGAGCATCGCCCGCTACGGTGATGGTGAGTTCAAGCTGTGCGCCGACGGCAGCGGCATCAAGTCGCAGGTTGGCGATGCGGTGCTAGCGCAGCGGCTGAGGGCCATCCTCCGCGACTCCGGCGACTGCCTCGTCGGCATCCCGAACATTCGCAGCAACACGCCCAAGGCCGACTTCTGGGGCAAGCACATGGGGTTCGGGCGCTTCCTGGTCGAGCGGCCCTATGTCAGCTCGTTCATCTCCCGGCCAGACTCCGCGCCGTGGATCAACACCGACGACTACTGGCAGCACCTCGAATCGCTGTGGGTGGGCCAGGCGGTGACGCTGGTGCGCGGCAGCTCGAAGTCGCTGGTAGCCGAGGATCTGGTCGGCGCCGGCCACGTCACCGAAGTCGTTTGCGCGCGCCAGCACGCGTGGGCGGACTACGCGCAGATCCTCGAGCGCGTCGGCACACCCGCCCGGGCCTTGATCTGCCTCGGACCAACGGCGACGGTCCTCGCGGCAGATCTGTGCGCGCGCGGGGTGCACGCCATCGACCTCGGCCACATTGGCATGTTCCTCCGCAAGCGGCGCCGCGGTGAACCGATGTGGGTCACCGACAAGGACAAGGGATGA